A single Plasmodium knowlesi strain H genome assembly, chromosome: 13 DNA region contains:
- a CDS encoding serine/threonine protein phosphatase PP1, putative: protein MALEIDIDNVISKLIEVRGTRPGKNVNLTENEIKILCLSSREIFLNQPILLELEAPIKICGDIHGQFYDLLRLFEYGGFPPDANYLFLGDYVDRGKQSLETICLLLAYKIKYPENFFLLRGNHECASINRIYGFYDECKRRYSVKLWKTFIDCFNCLPVAAIIDEKIFCMHGGLSPELNNMEQIRKITRPTDVPDNGLLCDLLWSDPEKEINGWGENDRGVSFTFGQDVVHNFLRKHELDLICRAHQVVEDGYEFFAKRQLVTLFSAPNYCGEFDNAGAMMSVDETLMCSFQILKPVEKKKAAN from the exons ATGGCATTAGAAATAGATATAGATAATGTAATATCAAAGCTAATAGAAGTTCGAGGCACCAGACCAGGGAAAAATGTTAACTTGACAGAAAATgagataaaaatattatgccTTTCCAGCAgagaaatttttcttaaccAACCTATATTACTGGAGCTCGAGGCACCCATAAAAATATGTGGAGACATTCACGGCCAGTTTTATGACTTGTTAAGGCTCTTCGAGTATGGCGGCTTCCCGCCGGATGccaattatttatttttgg GAGATTACGTGGATAGAGGTAAACAAAGCCTAGAAACCATTTGCTTACTACTAGcgtacaaaataaaatatcccGAGAACTTTTTTCTACTAAGAGGAAATCACGAGTGTGCCTCCATAAACAGAATATACGGATTTTACGATGAATGTAAACGAAGATACAGTGTAAAATTGTGGAAAACATTTATTGATTGCTTCAACTGTCTCCCCGTTGCGGCAATAATTgacgaaaaaattttttgtatgcATGGCGGACTATCGCCTGAATTAAATAATATGGAACAGATTAGGAAGATAACGAGGCCAACGGATGTCCCCGACAATG GCCTCCTATGTGATTTATTATGGTCTGACccggagaaggaaataaacgGGTGGGGAGAAAACGATCGAGGagtttccttcacttttggCCAAGATGTAgttcacaattttttaaggaaacATGAATTGGACTTGATATGCAGAGCACATCAG GTGGTGGAAGATGGTTACGAATTTTTCGCCAAAAGACAGCTAGTTACGTTGTTTTCTGCTCCCAACTATTGCGGAGAATTTGATAATGCCGGTGCCATGATGAGTGTGGACGAAACATTGATGTGTTCATTTCAA ATTTTAAAGCcagtcgaaaaaaaaaaggctgcTAACTGA